One window from the genome of Nicotiana tomentosiformis chromosome 5, ASM39032v3, whole genome shotgun sequence encodes:
- the LOC138893050 gene encoding uncharacterized protein, which yields MREKGSNKGKILGEGFTEVMKQAFLEEYEDSVSDKEKEKEDEAISLYTVIDEHQAVETEPPATDFDLWVIFSHEPILPTKMDCEGNKCNKREEEYDDEDHQLVQKNTKSKDLLYRSLCRNILFKVSSFISAHVIWRTLKPDFGDENIKVELMIIEESQTEEEVIGMMAMSDSETEDEANQRDMIKDLKNQVLELTSKNQKSPDIHGKGKMSDMQDKLEKELKRANPQYFSNKSGIGYRKPVPKFDPKYVGISDNKMCTHCGKVEHFGDTCRALIHAQFRSIFGIAKNVKKEEEPKAKPLVHTKWIKVNKKIASNPLPFWERRDLIHPFSDKKGPKLVWVPKTNL from the exons ATGAGAGAAAAGGGTTCCAACAAAGGAAAAATCCTAGGTGAAGGATTCACTGAAGTAATGAAGCAGGCCTTCTTAGAAGAATATGAAGATAGTGTAAGTGATAAAGAGAAAGAAAAGGAGGATGAGGCTATAAGTCTCTATACTGTAATTGATGAACACCAGGCTGTGGAGACAGAACCCCCA GCCACTGACTTTGACCTATGGGTAATTTTCAGTCATGAACCAATTCTCCCGACCAAAATGGATTGTGAAGGAAACAAGTGCAACAAGAGAGAAGAGGAATACGATGATGAAGATCACCAGCTAGTCCAGAAAAATACTAAATCAAAGGACCTACTCTACAGAAGCTTGTGCAGAAATATTCTTTTCAAAGTGTCCTCTTTCATCTCTGCTCATGTTATatggaggaccttgaaacctgaCTTTGGAGATGAAAACATCAAAGTGGAACTGATGATAATTGAAGAATCCCAAACAGAAGAAGAAGTGATAGGAATGATGGCCATGAGTGATTCGGAAACTGAAGATGAAGCAAACCAG AGGGACATGATCAAAGACCTTAAGAACCAGGTTCTTGAGCTTACTTCTAAGAATCAGAAGTCTCCTGATATACATGGTAAGGGAAAAATGAGTGATATGCAGGATAAGCTTGAAAAAGAATTAAAAAGGGCTAACCCCCAATATTT CTCTAACAAATCTGGAATTGGCTATAGAAAACCTGTTCCTAAGTTTGATCCAAAGTATGTAGGAATTTCTGATAATAAAATGTGCACTCATTGTGGAAAGGTAGAACACTTTGGAGACACTTGTCGTGCCTTAATTCACGCCCAATTTAGAAGCATCTTTGGTATTGCTAAAAATGTGAAGAAGGAAGAGGAGCCAAAAGCTAAGCCTCTTGTCCATACGAAGTGGATTAAGGTTAATAAGAAAATAGCTTCTAATCCTCTCCCCTTTTGGGAAAGAAGAGATCTGATTCATCCATTTTCAGACAAAAAAGGACCCAAGCTTGTCTGGGTTCCCAAAACTAACTTGTGA